The proteins below are encoded in one region of Segatella copri:
- a CDS encoding winged helix-turn-helix transcriptional regulator, translated as MARMIKEMVVQDCPIRNVLARVCDKWSLLVIYTLKNHQDGPLRFNALRKLIPDISQKMLTSTLKSLEADGYVTRKAYAEVPPRVEYSLTPRAETLIPIMDHLIEWALDNMAVILKDRDKAVG; from the coding sequence ATGGCAAGAATGATAAAAGAAATGGTAGTGCAGGACTGTCCCATCCGTAACGTTCTGGCGCGCGTTTGCGACAAGTGGTCGCTACTGGTAATCTACACCCTGAAAAATCATCAGGATGGTCCCCTCCGGTTTAATGCCCTGCGTAAGCTGATTCCGGATATTTCGCAGAAAATGCTTACCAGCACGTTAAAATCGTTGGAGGCTGATGGCTACGTTACCCGCAAGGCTTATGCCGAAGTGCCGCCAAGAGTGGAGTATTCTCTCACACCCCGTGCTGAAACCCTTATTCCTATTATGGATCATCTGATAGAATGGGCGCTGGATAACATGGCTGTGATTCTGAAGGATAGGGATAAGGCTGTAGGCTGA
- a CDS encoding 1-deoxy-D-xylulose-5-phosphate synthase: MYIDKIKSPADLKKLDLKELQVVADETRQAVLNRVSKHGGHVGPNLGFVEATVALHYVFDAPKDKLVFDVSHQCYPHKVLTGRAAGFLGDMDDMNAISGYSSPAECPEYDNFEVGHTSTSVSLATGLQKARDIKGTDENIIAIIGDGSLSGGEAFEGLDEASELGTGIIIVVNDNEMSIAENHGGIYKNLRALRQSKGTCEHNWFKAWGFEYKYLEEGNDIEKLIQIFESVKDTDKPTVVHIHTEKGHGFAPAVANKEAWHWGMPFNLEDGSRPRRNADGTLPEVAPTEDYGTLFSDWMLSEMKQDKTLIAVTAGTPTAGGFTADKRKLAGNQHIDMGIAEEQAVAMISGMAKGGLHPVWTVYSTFIQRTYDQIAQDLCINSNPAVINVVGGGVNSMNDITHICLFDIPMLYSIPGLIYLAPTTCEEYFAMLRWSILQDKKPIAIRVPSNGVVHASETVDAEYGYEAKYKVMHQGEKVAVIAAGSFYQKGENVVRLLADKGIDATLINPRYLNEVDAETLDNLKANHQLVVTLEDGSKDGGFGERIASYYGTSDMKVMVGGIRKGLYDRYDVKELLSDNRLLDEQIVEDVLLMISD; encoded by the coding sequence ATGTATATTGACAAAATAAAGTCGCCAGCCGACTTGAAAAAGCTGGATTTGAAGGAGCTGCAGGTGGTGGCTGATGAAACCAGACAGGCTGTGCTGAACCGTGTGAGCAAGCATGGCGGTCATGTGGGACCAAACCTCGGATTCGTGGAGGCTACCGTGGCGCTTCACTACGTTTTTGATGCACCAAAGGATAAGCTCGTGTTTGACGTAAGCCACCAATGTTATCCGCATAAGGTGCTCACCGGACGAGCTGCGGGATTCCTCGGCGATATGGATGACATGAATGCCATTTCGGGCTATTCTTCTCCAGCCGAATGTCCGGAGTATGACAATTTCGAGGTGGGGCATACTTCCACTTCCGTGAGTCTTGCCACCGGTTTGCAGAAGGCGCGCGACATCAAGGGTACCGATGAGAACATCATCGCCATTATCGGCGACGGATCCCTTTCGGGCGGCGAGGCTTTCGAGGGACTGGATGAGGCTTCGGAACTCGGAACGGGCATCATCATCGTGGTGAACGACAACGAAATGTCTATCGCCGAAAATCATGGCGGAATCTACAAGAACCTGCGTGCCTTGCGCCAGAGTAAAGGCACCTGCGAGCACAACTGGTTCAAGGCATGGGGCTTTGAATACAAGTATCTGGAAGAGGGTAACGACATCGAAAAACTCATCCAGATTTTCGAGAGCGTGAAGGATACGGATAAGCCTACCGTGGTTCACATTCATACAGAGAAAGGTCATGGATTTGCGCCAGCCGTAGCCAATAAGGAGGCTTGGCATTGGGGAATGCCTTTCAATCTGGAAGACGGTTCGCGACCAAGAAGGAATGCCGATGGAACCCTCCCGGAGGTTGCTCCAACAGAGGATTACGGCACTTTATTCTCTGACTGGATGCTCAGCGAGATGAAACAGGATAAGACCCTCATCGCCGTAACCGCCGGTACTCCTACCGCAGGCGGCTTTACTGCCGATAAGCGAAAGTTGGCTGGTAATCAGCACATCGATATGGGAATCGCCGAAGAGCAGGCGGTGGCCATGATTTCGGGAATGGCGAAGGGTGGATTGCATCCGGTATGGACCGTTTACAGTACCTTCATCCAACGCACCTACGACCAGATAGCGCAAGACCTCTGCATCAATTCCAATCCAGCCGTAATCAACGTGGTAGGAGGCGGAGTGAACTCGATGAACGACATCACCCACATCTGCCTTTTCGATATTCCGATGCTCTACAGCATTCCGGGTCTCATCTATCTGGCTCCAACCACCTGCGAGGAGTATTTCGCCATGCTCCGCTGGAGCATTCTGCAGGATAAGAAACCTATCGCCATCCGCGTGCCTAGCAATGGCGTGGTTCATGCGTCTGAAACCGTTGATGCTGAGTATGGTTACGAGGCAAAGTACAAGGTGATGCACCAGGGCGAGAAGGTGGCAGTCATCGCCGCCGGTTCGTTCTATCAGAAGGGCGAGAATGTAGTCCGCCTGTTGGCTGATAAGGGCATCGATGCTACGCTCATCAATCCCCGTTATCTGAATGAGGTGGATGCCGAGACGCTGGATAACCTGAAGGCAAACCATCAGTTGGTGGTAACCCTGGAGGATGGTTCGAAGGATGGCGGCTTCGGCGAGCGTATCGCCTCTTACTATGGCACTTCGGATATGAAGGTGATGGTGGGCGGCATCAGAAAGGGACTCTACGACAGATACGATGTGAAGGAGTTGCTTTCGGATAATCGCCTGCTCGATGAGCAGATTGTGGAAGACGTTTTGTTAATGATTAGTGATTAG
- the gmd gene encoding GDP-mannose 4,6-dehydratase, whose amino-acid sequence MNRKVALITGITGQDGSYLAELLLEKGYDVHGTIRRSSTDYRERIAHLEGTPNFHLHYADLGDSMSIIQVMNKVKPTEVYNLAAQSHVQVSFDSPEFTADVDATGVLRILEAIRQCGLEKTCRMYQASTSELYGKVEEVPQNENTPFHPYSPYAVAKQYGFWIVKEYREAYDMFCCSGILFNHESERRGETFVTRKITLAAARIKQGKQDKLYLGNLDSLRDWGYAKDYVECMWLILQAEKPEDFVIATGKQHSVREFAQLAFHYVGIELKWEGKDENEKGICVEGPEELIGKTLVEVSPDFYRPTDVVNLWGDPTKAKAKLNWNPNTTSFEDLVKIMVESDMAKVAAEDAGQKVRCNLAEYLEKGIVK is encoded by the coding sequence ATGAATAGAAAAGTAGCTTTAATTACAGGTATTACAGGCCAGGATGGTTCATACTTGGCTGAATTATTGTTGGAAAAAGGGTATGATGTTCACGGAACTATCCGCCGATCATCTACCGACTACCGCGAAAGAATTGCCCATTTGGAGGGTACACCTAATTTCCATCTTCACTATGCTGACCTCGGTGACTCTATGAGTATCATCCAGGTAATGAACAAGGTGAAACCTACTGAGGTATATAATCTGGCAGCACAGAGCCACGTACAGGTGAGCTTCGACTCCCCTGAGTTTACAGCAGATGTAGATGCTACCGGTGTGCTCCGTATCCTGGAGGCTATCCGCCAATGCGGTCTGGAGAAGACCTGCCGCATGTATCAGGCTTCAACATCTGAGCTCTACGGTAAGGTAGAAGAGGTTCCTCAGAACGAGAACACTCCATTCCACCCTTATTCTCCATACGCTGTTGCCAAGCAGTATGGTTTCTGGATTGTCAAGGAGTATCGTGAGGCTTATGATATGTTCTGCTGCTCTGGTATCCTCTTCAATCATGAAAGTGAGCGCCGTGGTGAGACTTTCGTAACCCGCAAGATTACTTTGGCTGCAGCCCGCATCAAGCAGGGCAAGCAAGACAAGCTCTATCTCGGTAACCTGGATTCGCTCCGCGACTGGGGTTATGCCAAGGATTATGTAGAGTGTATGTGGCTGATTCTCCAGGCTGAGAAACCAGAGGACTTCGTGATTGCAACCGGTAAGCAGCACTCTGTTCGTGAGTTCGCCCAGCTGGCGTTCCACTATGTAGGAATCGAACTGAAATGGGAAGGCAAGGATGAGAACGAGAAGGGTATCTGCGTTGAGGGTCCTGAGGAACTCATCGGCAAGACACTCGTTGAGGTTTCTCCTGATTTCTACCGTCCTACCGACGTGGTGAACCTCTGGGGTGACCCAACAAAGGCAAAGGCTAAGCTCAACTGGAATCCTAACACCACCTCTTTCGAAGATCTCGTAAAGATCATGGTAGAGAGCGATATGGCGAAGGTAGCTGCCGAGGATGCCGGTCAGAAGGTTCGCTGCAATCTTGCAGAATACTTGGAGAAGGGTATTGTTAAGTAA
- a CDS encoding uracil-xanthine permease family protein: MDTEQLSMTKKTLVGVQFLFVAFGATVLVPLLIGIDPATALFTAGVGTFLFHFITKGKVPIFLGSSFAFIAPIIAATKQWGLPGTIAGLTSVSLVYFVMSALVKWQGKKLLDRIFPPVVIGPAIILIGLSLSGSAVDMAKTNWILAFASLITAILVLTFCKGLMKLVPIISGVIVGYVIAICMGEVDFSGVAAASWFSCPVSFDTITHFSWAPFLYMLPVAIAPVLEHIGDVYVVSAVAKKDFVADPGLHRTMLGDGLACLCSAFLGGPPETTYSEVTGAMSITKVTSPAVIRISAATAICFSIVGKLSALLQSIPQAVLGGIMLLLFGTIASVGVQNLMQNKVDMNETRNVIIISVMLTMGLGGAVLSSGSFAISGIGLSAVIGVVLNLVLPKTKKKEA, encoded by the coding sequence ATGGATACAGAACAACTTTCTATGACCAAGAAAACCCTGGTGGGAGTACAATTCCTGTTTGTGGCTTTCGGTGCAACGGTTCTGGTGCCTCTTCTGATAGGCATCGATCCGGCAACGGCTCTCTTCACCGCTGGTGTAGGAACCTTTCTTTTTCACTTCATCACCAAGGGTAAGGTGCCTATTTTCCTGGGCAGTTCCTTCGCCTTTATCGCCCCTATCATCGCTGCAACCAAGCAATGGGGACTGCCGGGAACAATCGCCGGACTAACCAGCGTTTCTCTGGTGTATTTCGTCATGAGCGCCCTAGTGAAATGGCAGGGCAAGAAACTGCTGGACAGGATTTTTCCTCCGGTAGTCATCGGTCCCGCCATCATCCTCATCGGTCTCTCCCTTTCGGGCAGCGCTGTGGATATGGCAAAGACCAACTGGATTCTCGCCTTTGCATCGCTCATCACCGCTATCCTGGTGCTTACCTTCTGCAAGGGCTTGATGAAGCTGGTTCCTATCATTTCTGGGGTTATCGTGGGCTATGTCATCGCCATCTGCATGGGCGAGGTAGATTTCTCGGGCGTGGCAGCGGCATCATGGTTCTCCTGTCCTGTATCCTTCGATACCATCACCCATTTCTCCTGGGCTCCATTCCTCTATATGTTGCCCGTGGCAATAGCTCCGGTGCTGGAGCATATCGGCGATGTATATGTGGTGAGTGCCGTAGCCAAGAAGGATTTCGTGGCAGATCCGGGATTGCATCGCACGATGTTGGGCGATGGACTGGCATGTCTCTGTTCAGCCTTTCTGGGCGGACCTCCTGAGACCACTTATTCAGAGGTAACAGGTGCGATGTCTATCACCAAGGTAACGAGTCCTGCCGTGATTCGCATATCCGCAGCCACCGCCATCTGTTTCTCCATCGTGGGCAAGTTGAGTGCTTTGTTGCAGAGCATTCCTCAGGCAGTTTTAGGTGGCATCATGCTGCTGCTTTTTGGAACCATCGCAAGTGTGGGCGTTCAGAATCTGATGCAGAACAAGGTAGACATGAATGAAACCCGCAATGTTATCATCATCTCTGTGATGCTGACGATGGGCTTGGGTGGCGCCGTTCTCTCATCCGGTTCCTTCGCCATTTCCGGCATCGGTCTTTCCGCCGTCATCGGCGTAGTTCTCAACCTCGTTCTTCCTAAGACGAAGAAGAAAGAGGCATAA
- a CDS encoding GDP-L-fucose synthase family protein has translation MLSKDSKIYIAGHHGLVGSAIWNNLKKRGYNNLVGRSHKELDLTDQYAVEKFFDEEKPDAVVLAAAFVGGIMANSLYRADFIMQNMKMQCNVISNAYSHGVKKLLFLGSTCIYPKNAPQPMSEDVLLTSPLEYTNEEYAIAKIAGLKMCESYNLQYGTNYIAVMPTNLYGPNDNFHLENSHVMPAMMRKIYLAKLIHDGDWHSIEVDMNKRPINPTDKLREIIGEGNVDGSNSHERILKALEFYGIYDNKVVLWGTGKPLREFLWSEDMADASVHVLLNVDFKDIIGIEKYSSVFYGAKVDGAVDRNNSEGRGGAIPSLGEIRNCHINVGTGKELTIRELSELVVKAVGFEGEVEFDASKPDGTMRKLISVDKLHSLGWTHKVEIEDGVKKLFDWYQESLKD, from the coding sequence ATGTTATCAAAAGATAGTAAAATTTATATAGCAGGACACCACGGACTCGTGGGTTCTGCTATCTGGAATAACCTCAAGAAGAGAGGTTATAACAACCTGGTAGGTCGTTCTCACAAAGAACTCGACTTGACCGACCAGTATGCAGTAGAGAAGTTCTTTGACGAGGAAAAGCCTGATGCAGTAGTATTGGCTGCTGCCTTCGTGGGCGGTATCATGGCGAATTCATTGTATCGTGCAGACTTCATCATGCAGAACATGAAGATGCAATGCAACGTAATCAGCAACGCTTATTCTCATGGCGTGAAGAAGCTCCTCTTCCTGGGCTCTACCTGCATCTATCCTAAGAATGCACCGCAGCCTATGAGCGAAGATGTGCTCCTTACTTCTCCGCTGGAATATACCAACGAGGAATATGCCATCGCCAAGATTGCCGGACTGAAGATGTGCGAGAGCTACAACCTTCAGTATGGTACCAACTATATCGCTGTGATGCCAACCAACCTCTATGGCCCTAACGATAACTTCCATCTGGAGAACAGCCACGTAATGCCTGCGATGATGCGCAAGATTTATCTTGCCAAACTCATCCACGATGGCGACTGGCACAGCATCGAGGTGGATATGAACAAGCGCCCTATCAACCCTACTGATAAGCTCCGCGAAATCATCGGCGAGGGTAACGTAGACGGCAGCAACTCTCACGAGCGCATTCTGAAGGCGCTGGAGTTCTACGGCATCTACGACAACAAGGTAGTGCTTTGGGGAACAGGCAAACCATTGCGTGAATTCCTCTGGAGCGAGGATATGGCAGATGCCAGCGTTCACGTGCTCCTGAATGTAGATTTCAAGGACATCATCGGTATAGAGAAGTACAGTTCTGTATTCTATGGTGCCAAGGTAGATGGTGCTGTGGATAGAAACAACTCTGAGGGCCGTGGTGGCGCTATCCCTTCTCTTGGTGAGATTCGTAACTGCCACATCAACGTGGGTACCGGCAAGGAGCTCACCATCCGTGAACTTTCTGAACTTGTAGTAAAGGCAGTAGGTTTCGAAGGCGAAGTAGAGTTTGACGCCAGCAAGCCAGATGGAACCATGCGCAAGCTCATCTCTGTAGATAAGCTCCACAGCCTCGGCTGGACGCATAAGGTAGAGATTGAGGATGGTGTGAAGAAACTCTTCGACTGGTATCAGGAGAGTCTGAAAGACTAA
- a CDS encoding metallophosphoesterase, which produces MEKKVSGKHSSMNGFAMMKGRVATVVLASALLLGGGLTAQAQNAALTTCSQSAATAIPQNPNWKANAAEWQKLKGEITLYMTNDMGRNGYYDQKPIAELMGEMAGTVDPECVLAVGDIHHFNGVASTQDPLWLTNYEYVYSHPDLMLDWFPVCGNHEYRGNTQAFMDYGKVSRRWMMPAKYYTKVFDHKGTTVRVIFLDTTPLIDSYRKASEKYPDAGKQDAEAQLSWLDETLKNAKEDWVIVVGHHPIYAYTTKKENERLDMQKRLLPILHKYNNVAIYACGHIHNFQHIRKKGDNIDYVVNSSSSLARPVKPIDGTVFCSPADGFSVFTVDKKQLRMSMIDKDGKIIHTVLKVKK; this is translated from the coding sequence ATGGAAAAGAAAGTATCGGGTAAGCATAGCAGCATGAATGGCTTTGCTATGATGAAAGGTAGAGTAGCTACTGTAGTTTTGGCTTCGGCTTTATTGTTGGGCGGAGGCTTGACTGCACAGGCGCAAAACGCAGCATTAACAACCTGTTCTCAGAGTGCAGCAACCGCCATTCCGCAGAATCCAAACTGGAAGGCGAATGCTGCCGAATGGCAGAAACTGAAGGGCGAAATCACCCTCTACATGACCAATGACATGGGCCGCAACGGCTACTACGACCAGAAGCCTATCGCCGAACTGATGGGCGAGATGGCGGGTACGGTAGATCCTGAATGCGTACTTGCCGTGGGCGACATCCACCATTTCAATGGCGTGGCTTCTACCCAGGACCCTCTGTGGCTTACCAATTACGAATATGTTTATTCTCATCCCGACCTGATGCTCGACTGGTTCCCGGTTTGCGGCAACCATGAGTATCGTGGTAATACCCAGGCTTTTATGGACTACGGCAAGGTGAGCCGCCGCTGGATGATGCCAGCCAAATATTACACCAAGGTGTTCGACCACAAGGGAACCACCGTGCGTGTCATCTTCCTCGACACCACACCTCTAATCGATTCTTATCGCAAGGCGTCAGAAAAATATCCTGATGCCGGCAAGCAGGATGCTGAGGCTCAGCTCTCCTGGCTCGACGAAACCCTGAAGAATGCCAAGGAAGACTGGGTCATCGTGGTAGGCCATCATCCTATCTACGCCTACACCACGAAGAAGGAAAATGAGCGCCTTGACATGCAGAAGCGCCTCCTTCCTATCCTCCATAAATATAATAATGTGGCGATTTATGCCTGCGGTCACATCCACAACTTCCAGCACATCCGGAAGAAGGGCGACAACATCGACTACGTAGTCAATTCCTCTTCATCTCTGGCTCGTCCTGTGAAGCCTATCGATGGCACCGTGTTCTGCAGTCCTGCCGATGGTTTCTCTGTATTTACCGTAGATAAGAAGCAGCTCAGAATGTCGATGATTGACAAGGATGGAAAAATCATCCACACGGTTTTAAAGGTAAAAAAGTAA
- a CDS encoding cupin domain-containing protein yields MKETKIIAKAANFTATDFGKMSEIKDYTLELGPEIKIPGKVFGGQSVNATGGEFSFQSFAPGTETGFLHTHKNHEELYFFLSGKGEFQVDGEVFPVQEGSVVRVAPDGKRSVRNNGTEPLLMLCVQYKAETFTAEDATDGVILNDKVEW; encoded by the coding sequence ATGAAAGAAACAAAGATTATTGCTAAGGCTGCAAACTTTACAGCCACAGATTTTGGTAAGATGAGTGAAATCAAGGATTACACCTTAGAGCTGGGTCCTGAGATTAAGATTCCAGGAAAGGTATTCGGAGGTCAGAGCGTGAACGCTACTGGTGGCGAGTTCTCATTCCAGAGCTTTGCTCCTGGCACAGAGACAGGCTTCCTCCATACTCACAAGAACCACGAGGAATTGTATTTCTTCCTGAGTGGCAAGGGCGAGTTCCAGGTGGATGGCGAGGTATTCCCAGTTCAGGAAGGAAGCGTGGTGAGAGTAGCACCAGACGGCAAGCGCTCTGTTCGCAACAATGGTACCGAGCCGCTGCTGATGCTCTGCGTGCAGTATAAGGCCGAAACCTTTACAGCCGAAGATGCAACCGACGGCGTGATTCTCAACGATAAGGTGGAGTGGTAG
- a CDS encoding TonB-dependent receptor, with product MKRILLSAALLAAATTAIQAHTLDGIVKDNKTGEPLIGTVIRVKELPNVSTTTGLDGTFTLHELPDKGKVTIIVSYMSYKTREMVVDVAKKDKVDIPMDEDLKQLGEVVVTGHREYRSDRSAIETVKNAGNVLNVMSQQSIQLSPDVNVASVLQRVSGVTMERDASGEASYAILRGMDKRYNYTLVNGVKIPSPDDKNRYIPLNIFPSDLMDRLVVSKSLTADMEGDAAGGVVDMVMKDAPSRFQIQANSAIGASDYFWKDGRDYLTSNRSDYTKKSPYEAFGKDYKAQMSDFKNGPVQLKSHSLPAPNFIGGLSIGNRFWNDRLGVMLAGSVQNVFRGTERTYNSVKMASGEQAMYISNLQHRYYSIHDLTTGAHAKIDLTLPGHKLEWYNMYVRTNSKGTRYNNSVNTEYIGADSYTQDDEVRSLSTTQSIFATNLKGTHHLTKDFTVDWSGVFSQAKEEDPDRTYVTLTNTVSRKAENGGDAVSGSIWEGDKNITKTLPKSAERRFQHNKDTDWAGYINLSYDTHFANDVEALWKAGAQYRRKERSNRYYSYIFNPADISQRLDGNGIDQFAHIDWVCKTPYSQASQLNYDSKEHIGGAYAMVTLKSEVGELNAGFRAEHTNQIYTMLQHFRNMGQVGEQSYWDYLPSASIKWTPTKKMNVRLSYYRSINRPGFYEIVPYQIQGEEYQEKGNPNLKRARIDNIDLRWEWFPSKTEQILAGVFYKYLKDPIEQVFVTSDGKIGAGTDAYYMPDNLGNAKNMGFEIDVIKYIRHFGVKANYTYTHSEITTSKREYQEGSAEYKTGVTQTRPLVNQAPHTANISLLYKDTENGWNAQLASSFTGTKLALVSPFKDADQWDKAMFGLDLSAEKQFKNGISIFFKANNLLDAKRERYLKTMNKSNLEYEGQKSDKTIVGTYQYGRTFLLGVRYKL from the coding sequence ATGAAAAGAATTTTACTGAGTGCGGCGCTTCTTGCCGCAGCGACTACCGCCATCCAGGCACATACGCTGGATGGTATAGTCAAGGATAACAAAACGGGCGAACCCCTCATCGGAACCGTAATCCGAGTAAAGGAGCTGCCCAACGTGAGTACCACCACCGGACTCGATGGTACTTTCACCCTGCATGAATTGCCTGATAAAGGCAAGGTGACCATCATCGTTTCCTACATGTCTTACAAGACCAGGGAGATGGTAGTGGATGTGGCAAAGAAAGACAAGGTGGATATTCCGATGGATGAAGACTTGAAGCAGTTGGGCGAAGTGGTGGTTACCGGTCATCGTGAATACCGCAGCGACCGAAGTGCTATAGAAACCGTGAAGAATGCCGGCAACGTGCTCAACGTGATGAGCCAGCAGAGCATCCAGCTTTCGCCTGATGTCAACGTGGCGAGCGTTTTGCAGCGAGTATCGGGTGTAACCATGGAGCGTGATGCATCGGGCGAGGCTTCCTACGCCATCCTCCGAGGCATGGACAAGCGCTACAACTACACCCTGGTGAACGGCGTAAAGATTCCTAGTCCGGATGATAAAAACCGTTACATCCCTTTGAATATCTTCCCTTCTGATTTGATGGATCGCCTGGTGGTATCTAAGTCTTTGACGGCTGATATGGAAGGCGATGCAGCCGGCGGCGTGGTTGATATGGTGATGAAGGATGCCCCATCCCGCTTCCAGATTCAGGCAAATTCAGCCATCGGAGCAAGTGATTATTTCTGGAAGGATGGCAGAGATTATCTTACCAGCAATCGCTCTGATTATACAAAGAAATCTCCTTACGAGGCTTTCGGAAAAGACTATAAGGCACAGATGAGCGATTTCAAGAACGGTCCTGTTCAGTTGAAGAGCCATTCTCTTCCTGCTCCTAACTTCATAGGAGGTCTGAGCATCGGCAACCGCTTCTGGAACGACCGCCTGGGCGTGATGCTTGCCGGAAGCGTGCAGAATGTTTTCCGTGGCACCGAGCGCACCTACAATTCCGTAAAGATGGCTTCGGGCGAGCAGGCCATGTACATTTCCAATCTGCAGCATCGCTACTACAGCATTCACGACCTTACCACGGGTGCTCATGCCAAGATAGATTTAACCCTGCCTGGCCACAAGCTGGAATGGTACAATATGTATGTGCGCACCAATTCCAAGGGCACCAGATACAACAATAGCGTCAATACCGAATACATCGGAGCCGACAGCTACACCCAGGACGATGAGGTGCGCTCTCTCTCAACCACCCAGAGCATCTTCGCCACCAACCTGAAGGGTACGCATCATCTTACCAAGGATTTTACCGTAGATTGGTCGGGCGTATTCTCGCAGGCTAAGGAGGAAGATCCGGACAGAACTTACGTTACCCTGACGAATACCGTGAGCAGAAAAGCTGAGAATGGCGGCGATGCCGTTTCGGGTTCCATCTGGGAAGGCGACAAGAACATCACCAAGACCCTGCCTAAGAGTGCCGAACGCCGATTCCAGCACAACAAGGATACCGACTGGGCGGGTTACATCAACCTCTCTTACGATACCCATTTCGCCAACGATGTGGAAGCACTCTGGAAGGCGGGCGCGCAGTATCGCAGAAAGGAACGCAGCAACAGATATTATTCTTACATCTTCAATCCTGCCGACATCTCGCAGCGATTGGATGGCAACGGAATAGACCAGTTTGCTCACATCGATTGGGTTTGCAAGACTCCTTATTCTCAGGCTTCGCAGCTCAACTACGATTCCAAGGAGCACATCGGCGGAGCCTATGCCATGGTAACCCTGAAGAGCGAGGTGGGCGAACTGAATGCCGGTTTCCGTGCCGAGCATACCAACCAGATTTACACCATGCTCCAGCACTTCCGCAATATGGGACAGGTGGGCGAGCAGAGCTACTGGGATTATCTGCCATCGGCATCCATTAAGTGGACGCCAACCAAGAAGATGAACGTGCGTCTCTCTTACTATCGCTCCATCAACCGTCCGGGCTTCTACGAGATAGTGCCTTATCAGATTCAGGGCGAGGAGTATCAGGAAAAGGGTAATCCAAACCTGAAGCGTGCCCGCATCGACAACATCGACCTGCGCTGGGAGTGGTTCCCAAGCAAGACCGAACAGATTCTTGCCGGCGTATTCTATAAGTATCTGAAAGACCCTATAGAACAGGTGTTCGTAACATCGGATGGCAAGATTGGAGCCGGAACCGATGCCTATTACATGCCTGATAACCTGGGTAATGCCAAGAACATGGGCTTCGAAATCGATGTGATCAAGTACATCCGCCACTTCGGAGTAAAGGCGAATTATACTTACACCCATTCTGAAATCACCACCTCGAAGCGTGAGTACCAGGAGGGTAGTGCCGAGTATAAGACGGGTGTAACCCAGACCCGTCCGCTGGTTAACCAGGCTCCTCATACCGCCAACATCTCCTTATTATATAAGGATACGGAGAATGGCTGGAATGCGCAGCTGGCCTCTTCCTTCACGGGCACCAAGCTTGCCCTGGTTTCTCCCTTCAAGGATGCCGACCAGTGGGATAAGGCGATGTTCGGTCTCGACCTGAGTGCCGAGAAGCAATTCAAGAACGGCATCTCCATCTTCTTCAAGGCAAACAATCTGCTTGATGCCAAGCGTGAGAGATACTTGAAGACCATGAACAAAAGCAACCTGGAGTATGAGGGCCAGAAGAGCGATAAGACCATCGTGGGAACTTATCAGTATGGCAGAACCTTCCTGCTGGGAGTAAGATACAAACTTTAA
- a CDS encoding HAD family hydrolase, translating into MKEIIFKYMKEHGFGEFNPKAVLFDMDGVLYNSMPNHAVAWQESMKQFDIHMTAADAYATEGARGIDTIQMMVKKQKGIDITLDEAQKMYDVKTEIFHSMPTAEIFPGVKEIMQKIKDAGMQVGVVTGSGQRPLIMRLLNDFGDFLDEAHIVTAYDVKRGKPNPDPYLMGLQKAGNLKPWEGIVVENAPLGVRAGVAANIFTVAINSGPLPDEELSNKGCNLLYHQMTEFCDDFENLIAKA; encoded by the coding sequence ATGAAGGAAATTATTTTTAAATATATGAAAGAACACGGCTTTGGGGAATTCAACCCTAAAGCCGTGCTTTTTGATATGGACGGCGTGCTGTACAACAGTATGCCAAATCATGCTGTGGCATGGCAGGAATCGATGAAACAGTTTGATATCCACATGACAGCAGCCGATGCTTATGCCACCGAAGGAGCCCGAGGCATTGACACCATCCAGATGATGGTGAAGAAGCAGAAGGGCATCGACATCACGCTGGACGAAGCACAGAAGATGTATGATGTGAAGACCGAAATATTCCACTCGATGCCTACTGCCGAAATATTTCCTGGCGTAAAGGAAATCATGCAGAAGATTAAAGATGCTGGCATGCAGGTAGGAGTGGTAACAGGAAGCGGACAGCGCCCGCTCATCATGCGACTGCTCAACGACTTCGGCGATTTTCTGGATGAAGCACATATCGTAACCGCCTATGATGTAAAGCGCGGCAAACCAAATCCTGACCCATATCTCATGGGATTGCAGAAGGCAGGAAACCTGAAACCCTGGGAAGGCATCGTGGTAGAGAATGCTCCTTTGGGCGTCCGTGCCGGCGTGGCAGCCAACATTTTTACTGTAGCAATTAACAGCGGTCCGCTACCAGATGAAGAATTATCCAATAAGGGTTGCAATCTACTCTATCACCAGATGACTGAATTCTGTGATGACTTTGAAAACCTGATTGCTAAGGCTTAA